A part of Lacibacter sp. H407 genomic DNA contains:
- the truA gene encoding tRNA pseudouridine(38-40) synthase TruA, producing the protein MPRYFLELGYRGEHFSGFQVQHNAVTIQSEMERALHVFFRENIALTGSSRTDAGVHALQNFFHFDREKPFPQEAIYNLNAILHNDIVVRSVREVTPDAHCRFHATARTYQYYIYHTKNPFLQDRAWYFPYPVNKELLDQCAGMVRQNQNFLAFSKRNTQVKTFHCQIVESYWHEENGCLVYNVEANRFLRGMVRGLVGTMLRVARGGMKLDEFEALLRGGEYSAADFSAPAKGLFLMHVSYPATLFVNP; encoded by the coding sequence ATGCCACGTTATTTTCTGGAACTCGGTTACAGGGGAGAGCACTTTAGTGGCTTCCAGGTGCAACACAATGCTGTAACCATTCAATCTGAAATGGAGCGTGCTTTACACGTCTTTTTTCGGGAGAACATAGCCCTTACGGGTTCCTCACGTACTGATGCGGGTGTGCATGCACTGCAGAATTTTTTCCATTTTGATCGGGAGAAACCCTTTCCCCAAGAGGCGATTTATAATCTCAATGCCATCCTCCACAACGATATTGTGGTACGCTCAGTTCGGGAGGTAACCCCCGATGCTCATTGCCGCTTCCATGCTACGGCACGAACGTATCAGTATTATATCTATCATACCAAAAACCCTTTTTTGCAGGACAGAGCCTGGTATTTCCCCTACCCGGTAAACAAAGAATTATTGGATCAATGTGCTGGAATGGTGCGGCAAAATCAAAATTTCCTGGCCTTTTCAAAGCGGAATACACAGGTGAAAACCTTTCATTGCCAGATAGTTGAAAGCTATTGGCATGAGGAGAATGGTTGTTTGGTATACAATGTAGAAGCAAACCGATTTTTGCGAGGTATGGTGCGAGGATTGGTAGGAACAATGCTCCGGGTAGCACGTGGAGGGATGAAATTGGATGAGTTTGAAGCACTATTGCGGGGGGGTGAGTATTCCGCCGCAGATTTTTCGGCACCTGCAAAAGGCTTGTTTTTGATGCATGTGAGCTATCCTGCCACCTTGTTTGTAAACCCCTGA